One Deltaproteobacteria bacterium genomic region harbors:
- a CDS encoding disulfide oxidoreductase, producing the protein DIVREHPALREKIRELFGPECLSCKSSRHESVTYTSWHKGLDPKKVVNELNALLKK; encoded by the coding sequence CGACATCGTGAGGGAGCATCCCGCACTGCGGGAGAAGATCCGGGAGCTGTTCGGGCCCGAGTGCCTGTCGTGCAAGTCGAGCCGGCACGAATCGGTGACCTACACGTCGTGGCACAAGGGGCTCGATCCGAAGAAGGTCGTCAACGAGCTGAACGCCCTCCTGAAGAAGTAG